In Musa acuminata AAA Group cultivar baxijiao chromosome BXJ2-3, Cavendish_Baxijiao_AAA, whole genome shotgun sequence, the following proteins share a genomic window:
- the LOC103978525 gene encoding protein JINGUBANG-like — MARLLHDSASLSRSFSPSPMPLWIPCSFASTGEHDTAPPRSRTLHLSASTTSSSSSSNAHVGALAATVFDDAASLLTLPSLQSLVPIASYPDTTPSPASYLCLSSLKPIRPSSSAAALAVSAASSLLYSASQSEITVLDLVTIRPVESFTAVPSAGSVKSVALSPDGKLFTAHQDGGIRVWRRSTRSGRHRLEATLPTAGDRLRRLPLPGNYVTVRRHKKLLWIEHADAVSAVATSGNLLYSVSWDKTLKVWRAGGDLRCRESVQAHENAVNSVAVAGDGTVYTGSADGRIRVWALSPPEEGRGRGQRQPKHGPVATLERHRSAVNALALSDDGAVLYSGACDRSILVWEREESADHMVVAGALRGHRKAILCLACVGDVLFSGSSDRTIRIWRKEGEGKGYSCLGVMEGHVTGVRSLVAVGVSDPAEPESESEEYRVCSGSLDGEVKIWRVRIPTTQRSDSK, encoded by the coding sequence ATGGCTCGGCTCCTCCATGATTCCGCTTCGCTCTCGCGTTCCTTCTCGCCTTCTCCAATGCCGCTTTGGATCCCATGTTCCTTCGCCTCCACCGGGGAGCACGACACCGCGCCACCGCGGTCCCGAACCCTGCACCTCTCTgcgtccaccacctcctcctcgtcttcctccaACGCCCACGTCGGCGCCCTCGCCGCCACCGTCTTTGACGACGCCGCCTCCCTCCTGACTCTCCCCTCTCTGCAATCCCTCGTCCCCATTGCCAGCTACCCCGACACGACGCCCTCGCCTGCCTCCTACCTCTGCCTCTCCTCCCTCAAGCCCATACGCCCCTCCTCCTCCGCGGCCGCCCTCGCCGTCTCGGCCGCCTCCTCCCTCCTCTACTCGGCCTCGCAGTCGGAGATCACGGTCCTCGACCTGGTCACCATCCGCCCGGTGGAGAGCTTCACCGCAGTGCCGTCCGCCGGGTCCGTCAAGTCCGTCGCCCTCTCTCCAGATGGTAAGCTCTTCACCGCCCACCAAGACGGCGGCATCCGCGTGTGGCGCCGGTCGACCCGCTCCGGCCGGCACCGCCTCGAAGCCACCCTCCCCACCGCCGGCGACCGCCTCCGCCGCCTCCCCCTCCCGGGAAACTACGTCACCGTCCGCCGCCACAAGAAGCTCCTGTGGATCGAGCACGCCGATGCCGTCTCGGCTGTCGCCACCAGTGGCAACCTCCTCTACTCCGTGTCGTGGGACAAGACCCTCAAGGTCTGGCGCGCCGGCGGCGACCTCCGCTGCCGGGAATCCGTCCAGGCCCACGAGAACGCGGTGAACTCTGTAGCCGTCGCCGGCGACGGCACGGTGTACACGGGGTCAGCGGACGGGAGGATCCGGGTGTGGGCGCTGTCCCCGCCGGAGGAGGGGCGGGGACGGGGCCAGCGACAGCCGAAGCACGGGCCAGTGGCGACACTGGAACGGCACCGGTCGGCGGTGAACGCGCTGGCGCTGAGCGACGACGGGGCGGTGCTGTACTCGGGCGCCTGCGACCGCTCGATCCTTGTGTGGGAGAGGGAGGAGTCGGCGGACCACATGGTGGTGGCAGGAGCGCTGCGGGGGCACCGAAAGGCCATCCTGTGCTTGGCGTGCGTCGGGGACGTGCTCTTCAGTGGCAGCAGCGATCGGACGATCCGGATCTGGCGGAAGGAAGGCGAAGGGAAGGGTTACAGTTGCCTGGGCGTGATGGAGGGGCACGTGACTGGGGTGAGGTCGCTGGTGGCGGTTGGGGTTTCGGATCCCGCTGAGCCCGAATCCGAGTCCGAAGAGTACCGGGTCTGCAGTGGGAGTCTGGACGGGGAGGTCAAGATTTGGCGGGTTCGGATCCCGACTACTCAACGATCCGATTCGAAATAA
- the LOC135607757 gene encoding uncharacterized protein LOC135607757, which yields MGGVTSSVAAKLAFFPPSPPSYEVVTEPESGVVTLSRFPHRENVEVLRLPTRRGTEIVALYVRNPMATSTLLYSHGNAADLGQMYELFVELSIHLRVNLLGYDYSGYGQSSGKPSEQNTYADIETTYKCLIENYGAKEEEIILYGQSVGSGPTVDLASRLPHLRAVVLHSPILSGLRVMYPVKRTYWFDIYKNIDKISLVHCPVLVIHGTSDDVVDFSHGKKLWELCNEKYEPLWLKGGKHCDLELFPEYIRHLKKFISTVEKSPSQRRTWRKGAEQFEPSRKSTDCFEPSRKSIDRREKSRSTTEKSRNKDQRSTNVEKLEKVKVSFDQLEKSRRSLDCFDKSRKNIDQLDRGRKSVDRLDRIWAG from the exons ATGGGAGGAGTGACGTCCTCGGTGGCAGCGAAGCTGGCTTTCTTCCCTCCGTCGCCGCCGTCGTACGAGGTGGTGACGGAGCCGGAGTCCGGGGTGGTCACGCTCAGCCGCTTCCCCCACCGCGAGAACGTGGAGGTGCTCCGGCTCCCTACCCGCCGTGGCACCGAGATCGTCGCCCTCTACGTCCGCAACCCCATGGCCACATCCACCCTCCTCTACTCCCACGGCAACGCCGCCGATCTCGGCCAGATGTACGAGCTCTTCGTCGAGCTCAGCATCCACCTCCGCGTCAACCTCCTGGG GTATGACTATTCTGGATATGGACAATCATCTGGAAAG CCAAGCGAGCAAAACACATATGCTGATATAGAGACTACTTATAAATGCCTTATAGAGAATTATGGTGCTAAGGAGGAAGAAATTATCCTCTATGGTCAATCTGTGGGAAGTGGTCCAACTGTGGATTTAGCTTCTCGCCTGCCTCACTTACGAGCTGTTGTGTTGCATAGCCCTATACTTTCAGGTTTAAGAGTGATGTATCCTGTAAAACGCACATACTGGTTTGACATCTACAAG AATATTGACAAAATATCATTGGTCCATTGTCCTGTGCTAGTAATTCAT GGAACATCAGATGATGTTGTAGACTTTTCTCATGGTAAGAAGCTTTGGGAATTGTGTAATGAGAAGTATGAACCACTTTGgctaaaaggaggaaagcattgtgATTTGGAGCTTTTCCCAGAGTACATTAGACATCTCAAGAAGTTTATATCTACGGTTGAGAAATCACCTTCTCAGAGGAGAACCTGGAGAAAAGGTGCAGAACAGTTTGAACCATCAAGGAAGAGCACTGACTGCTTTGAACCATCAAGGAAAAGCATTGATCGCAGAGAAAAATCTAGGTCAACCACAGAGAAGTCGAGAAACAAGGATCAGAGATCTACCAATGTGGAAAAGTTGGAAAAAGTAAAGGTATCATTTGACCAATTGGAGAAGTCTAGGAGGAGTTTAGATTGCTTTGATAAGTCCAGGAAGAACATTGATCAACTCGACAGAGGACGGAAGAGCGTTGACAGACTGGATAGGATATGGGCTGGGTGA